The following coding sequences are from one Ovis canadensis isolate MfBH-ARS-UI-01 breed Bighorn chromosome 7, ARS-UI_OviCan_v2, whole genome shotgun sequence window:
- the SRP14 gene encoding signal recognition particle 14 kDa protein: MVLLESEQFLTELTRLFQKCRLSGSVFITLKKYDGRTKPIPRKGSVEGFEPSDNKCLLRATDGKKKISTVVSSKEVNKFQMAYSNLLRANMDGLKKRDKKSKSKKSKAAQ, from the exons ATGGTGCTGCTGGAGAGTGAACAG TTCCTGACGGAGCTGACTAGGCTCTTCCAGAAGTGCCGGTTGTCGGGCAGCGTGTTCATCACCCTGAAGAAGT ATGATGGCCGAACTAAACCCATTCCAAGGAAGGGTTCTGTGGAGGGCTTTGAGCCCTCAGACAACAAATGTCTGTTAAGAGCTACTGATGGGAAAAAGAAGATCAGCACTGTG GTGAGCTCCAAAGAAGTGAATAAGTTTCAGATG GCTTATTCAAACCTATTGCGAGCTAACATGGATGGGCTGAAGAAGAGGGACAAAAAGAGCAAGAGTAAGAAGAGCAAAGCAGCGCAGTGA